One genomic region from Clostridia bacterium encodes:
- a CDS encoding DUF1540 domain-containing protein, whose product MDAKSPCMQVKCGVTNCVFNEEYMCHAQALEVNPMGGRRADISDDTCCTTFKDER is encoded by the coding sequence ATGGATGCAAAATCACCATGTATGCAGGTAAAATGCGGTGTTACAAACTGTGTGTTTAACGAAGAGTATATGTGTCATGCGCAAGCACTTGAAGTGAACCCTATGGGTGGCAGACGTGCAGACATAAGTGATGATACATGTTGTACAACCTTTAAAGATGAAAGATAA
- a CDS encoding methyl-accepting chemotaxis protein — MKLLKNLRLSNKIFILCAILLLSFIALIEVFIIPTIEKTIELRSINKMQNLVEVPYSTMEYYYDQVRKGIVSEEKAKEMARSEINRMRYGSNDYFWINDYTPVMIMHPTKSELDGQNLSEYKDPTGFRLFSAFVDKVKESGEGVVKYQWPKPGREKPQPKMSYVKGFEPWKWIVGSGIYIDDLDEMKASVINRIHIFTLAFVILAAAMAALITIPLNRSIRKLLKHLDRLAEYDFSKLIDIDQKDEIGIISRAFNSMIMNVQALLKDVRVMGASVAESSKEVMSSTSVILKMSEQVATATSDLAKGASEQAVSSDRGKSSITEIITGLDKIAADMEKSEELAERSKETIKSGEISVRYQKEKILENKAIVINVGASITELSEKSKEIGLIVDTIRGIAAQTEMLSLNAAIEAARAGEHGRGFAIVSEEVKKLAEQSSRSVKKIQDIVKEVKASIEHTVKEVDKVRVSAADQEKAMADTVNAFWHITDTVIKITEKVKEVTAAANLLNSNAKETGTDISNIADIAENAAACTQQVAASAEEQMSVIQQISTFAEELTSLATNLQDSIHKFSV, encoded by the coding sequence ATGAAGCTATTGAAAAATCTAAGGCTAAGCAATAAAATTTTTATCCTTTGTGCAATATTATTGCTTTCATTTATTGCATTAATTGAAGTCTTTATAATTCCAACCATTGAAAAAACTATAGAGTTACGGTCGATTAATAAGATGCAGAATCTCGTTGAGGTGCCTTACAGTACGATGGAATATTATTACGACCAGGTCCGGAAAGGCATAGTATCCGAGGAAAAAGCAAAGGAGATGGCTCGGTCTGAAATAAACAGAATGCGCTACGGCAGTAATGATTATTTTTGGATAAATGACTATACTCCTGTAATGATAATGCATCCTACTAAATCTGAATTAGACGGGCAAAATCTTTCAGAATACAAGGATCCTACCGGTTTTAGGCTTTTTTCCGCTTTTGTTGACAAGGTTAAAGAAAGTGGAGAAGGAGTTGTTAAGTATCAGTGGCCAAAGCCCGGCAGGGAAAAACCTCAGCCGAAAATGTCATATGTTAAGGGGTTTGAACCATGGAAATGGATAGTCGGAAGCGGGATTTATATAGATGATCTGGATGAGATGAAGGCTTCCGTTATTAACAGAATTCATATATTTACACTAGCCTTTGTAATTTTAGCTGCAGCAATGGCTGCTTTAATCACAATTCCACTGAATCGAAGCATCAGGAAGCTTTTGAAACATCTGGACAGACTCGCGGAATATGATTTTTCAAAACTGATAGATATTGATCAGAAGGATGAAATAGGTATAATTTCACGGGCATTTAACAGCATGATAATGAACGTTCAGGCACTGCTAAAAGATGTGAGAGTCATGGGGGCCAGTGTCGCAGAATCTTCCAAAGAAGTGATGTCGTCTACATCTGTTATTCTGAAAATGTCCGAACAGGTTGCAACAGCTACGTCTGACCTGGCAAAAGGGGCTTCAGAGCAGGCTGTGTCATCTGATAGGGGTAAGTCAAGCATTACAGAAATAATAACAGGACTGGATAAAATTGCGGCTGATATGGAGAAGTCGGAAGAATTGGCTGAAAGGTCGAAAGAAACCATAAAATCTGGCGAAATATCTGTCCGGTACCAGAAGGAAAAGATACTTGAAAACAAGGCTATAGTGATAAATGTAGGTGCATCTATAACAGAATTATCGGAAAAATCAAAGGAAATAGGGTTAATAGTGGATACAATCAGAGGAATAGCAGCTCAGACAGAAATGCTTTCGTTGAATGCCGCAATTGAAGCAGCACGTGCAGGAGAACATGGAAGAGGCTTTGCTATAGTTTCAGAAGAGGTTAAGAAGCTGGCTGAGCAGTCTAGCAGATCAGTAAAAAAGATACAGGATATTGTAAAAGAGGTTAAAGCAAGTATCGAACACACTGTTAAAGAAGTGGATAAAGTCAGGGTTTCCGCAGCGGATCAGGAAAAGGCTATGGCAGATACTGTAAATGCGTTTTGGCATATTACAGATACCGTTATTAAGATAACTGAAAAAGTAAAAGAGGTTACAGCGGCTGCAAACCTGCTAAACTCAAATGCAAAGGAAACCGGAACTGATATTAGCAATATTGCAGATATAGCAGAAAATGCTGCTGCCTGCACTCAACAGGTTGCTGCTTCGGCTGAGGAGCAGATGTCTGTAATCCAGCAAATATCGACATTTGCCGAAGAACTGACAAGTTTGGCAACAAATTTGCAGGATAGTATTCATAAGTTTAGTGTTTAG
- a CDS encoding 50S ribosomal protein L25: MDSIFLNLEERKNIGGGKVKRLRKAGYIPAVIYGRSMESIPTQIKASEFREFLMKHGKNSIFTTEFAAEQDMSVLVKDIQYDMLKNAVSHVDFQRVSINEKIHAAIPVRITGDNRLKGTGSVIVHQLDEVIVECLPQNVPHHLNADVSGMTPGHSLTAAQLHLPQGVTLVTEPGSVILAVTGGKSADLQVEKTDEAVVPKGEEGNVHAKRI; this comes from the coding sequence ATGGATAGTATATTTTTAAACCTTGAAGAGAGAAAGAATATCGGTGGAGGAAAAGTGAAAAGATTGAGAAAAGCAGGCTATATACCTGCTGTAATTTATGGGCGCAGTATGGAATCCATACCCACTCAGATAAAAGCGTCGGAATTCAGGGAGTTTTTAATGAAACACGGCAAAAATTCAATTTTCACTACTGAATTTGCAGCAGAGCAGGATATGTCCGTTTTGGTTAAAGATATCCAATATGACATGTTGAAAAACGCTGTTTCTCACGTGGATTTCCAGCGGGTTTCCATTAATGAAAAGATACATGCTGCAATACCCGTCAGAATAACAGGAGATAACAGGCTTAAAGGCACCGGTAGTGTAATCGTTCATCAGCTCGATGAGGTTATTGTAGAATGTCTTCCGCAAAATGTTCCCCATCATCTGAATGCAGACGTATCCGGCATGACACCCGGCCATAGTCTGACAGCAGCACAACTGCACCTTCCTCAAGGAGTGACGCTTGTAACGGAACCCGGCAGTGTAATACTGGCAGTTACTGGAGGCAAATCAGCTGATTTGCAGGTTGAAAAGACAGATGAAGCCGTTGTGCCCAAAGGTGAAGAAGGAAATGTTCATGCAAAAAGAATATAG
- a CDS encoding MBL fold metallo-hydrolase produces MFPLKIKVILLICISITSIYLVISGSFRILYKGLPSDHFDGRRFFYKGSTHSFTDMVKWIWQMETVEWPAWVDDPPQAKPVEHVKAGELKITYINHATLLIQIDGINILTDPIWSEGAGPISFLSTKRVRAPGIKLDDLPRIDVILISHDHYDHLDQKTLSGLSKTHKPKILAGLGVKSLLNEKKFPDITELDWWQYSVYKNLKVTFVPARHNSGRAFTGSNKTLWGGFVIESPEGKVYFAGDTAYDDFIPEIGKKFGQFRLTVLPIGSYEKRWYMKTQHMNPEESVKTHILLKSKQSVGFHYATFKEHPEQAINAHEKDLSIALKKYEVPETAFWVLQFGEGRYVRK; encoded by the coding sequence ATGTTTCCTCTGAAAATCAAAGTAATATTATTGATTTGCATATCCATAACAAGTATATATCTGGTTATCTCCGGAAGTTTCAGAATTCTTTATAAAGGACTACCCTCAGACCATTTTGATGGAAGACGGTTTTTTTATAAAGGTTCCACCCACTCCTTCACCGATATGGTTAAGTGGATATGGCAAATGGAAACTGTGGAATGGCCTGCCTGGGTAGATGATCCTCCCCAGGCAAAACCTGTAGAGCATGTTAAAGCCGGAGAACTTAAAATAACCTACATCAACCACGCTACACTGCTGATACAGATAGATGGAATAAACATACTGACTGACCCTATCTGGTCAGAAGGTGCAGGCCCTATTTCATTTTTAAGCACAAAAAGGGTAAGGGCACCGGGCATAAAATTAGATGACTTACCCAGGATTGATGTTATTCTGATAAGCCATGACCATTATGACCACCTGGATCAAAAAACTTTGTCCGGGCTTTCAAAGACTCATAAGCCGAAAATTCTTGCAGGGTTAGGTGTAAAATCCCTACTAAATGAAAAGAAATTCCCTGACATAACAGAGCTGGACTGGTGGCAGTATTCTGTATATAAAAACCTGAAAGTCACCTTTGTACCCGCCCGTCACAACTCAGGCAGGGCTTTTACAGGAAGCAACAAAACCTTATGGGGGGGATTTGTTATTGAAAGTCCGGAAGGAAAGGTATATTTTGCTGGTGATACGGCTTATGATGACTTTATACCGGAGATAGGAAAGAAATTCGGTCAATTCCGCTTAACTGTTTTGCCTATAGGAAGTTATGAAAAACGCTGGTATATGAAAACCCAGCATATGAATCCAGAGGAATCTGTAAAGACCCATATACTGTTAAAATCAAAGCAAAGTGTAGGCTTTCATTACGCAACTTTTAAAGAGCATCCGGAGCAAGCTATTAATGCCCATGAAAAGGATTTGTCCATAGCTCTGAAAAAGTATGAGGTTCCCGAAACGGCTTTTTGGGTTCTTCAGTTCGGTGAAGGAAGATATGTCCGAAAATGA